The segment TGTTCATCTGGATCGTGAGTTCGTCGATGAGCTTCCCGGCGTTGTCGGTAGCGTTGTTCATCGCCACCAATTGCGCCGCAAAGAATGCGGCATCGGTTTCGAGCATCGCGGAGAAGATCGTGAACTCGAGGTACTTCGGAAGCAGGCGCGAGAGCACGGCCTCCGGCGAGGGTGAGAACTCGACGGCGCCCTTGGGCGCCGCGTGCGCGTCGGTCGCGCCGACGATATCGGTCCGCGTGATCGGCACGAGCGCGCGCGTCTCGGGCTTCTGCGAGAGCATCGAGACGAGTTTGGGTGAGATCAGCGTGATGCCGGCGATCCTGCCTTGCACGAAATCGTCGGTCACGCGCCGGGCGACTTCGCGAGCGCTCTCGATTTTCGCGAGCGCGTTGAGGGCCCACGTTTGGTGATCGGGGCTACCCGAGCGACGCACGAAGTTGCGCGCCTTGATGCCCACGGTGTACCACGTCACCGACGGGTTCGCGCGAACGTAGCT is part of the Candidatus Dormiibacterota bacterium genome and harbors:
- the atpG gene encoding ATP synthase F1 subunit gamma, whose translation is MASVKDLRERIRSLKNTQQITKAMKQVAAAKIRRAEMAQKQARPYADTLSEMLRDLMASVGTVDHPFMKTGNASAPHGVILMTADKGLAGAFNSNIIRAGESYVRANPSVTWYTVGIKARNFVRRSGSPDHQTWALNALAKIESAREVARRVTDDFVQGRIAGITLISPKLVSMLSQKPETRALVPITRTDIVGATDAHAAPKGAVEFSPSPEAVLSRLLPKYLEFTIFSAMLETDAAFFAAQLVAMNNATDNAGKLIDELTIQMNNARQAAITKELLEIVGGAEALNG